TTGCCGGCATCATCAAGTGGTTGCTGTCCTGAGATAGGACTTACGGCCTGCGAAATCATCAAGCAAAATATGGTAAACTAAACGACAAGAACGCACTTGTTCGGTGGGGAGGAGCAATCCTGCATGTTCGATTTTCAGCAGTGGATCTTGGATCATCCGGAAGCTTTGGTTTTCGTACTGATCGGTTTTTTGGTTATGACGGTTTTGTTTTTTGTGATTCAAACGGTGCGTTTCAACCGGTTGTACAAAAGATATCGGCAATTGATGAGGGGAGTCGACAAGTCCAACCTGGAGGAGGTGATGATCAAGCAGGCGGCCGAATTGCAAAATCTGCGCAATCAGGTTCAGGCGGTGCAGGAGGCGCAGTCGAAAGTCCGCCAGGACATCGCAAACAGCATTGGCCCGATCGGCATCGTACGCTACAATGCATTTGATGATGTGGGCAGCGACCTCAGTTTTTCGGTCGCGTTGTTGAACCGGAACAAAAATGGGGTGGTCATCTCCAGCCTCTATGGCCGGG
Above is a genomic segment from Effusibacillus pohliae DSM 22757 containing:
- a CDS encoding DUF4446 family protein, which codes for MFDFQQWILDHPEALVFVLIGFLVMTVLFFVIQTVRFNRLYKRYRQLMRGVDKSNLEEVMIKQAAELQNLRNQVQAVQEAQSKVRQDIANSIGPIGIVRYNAFDDVGSDLSFSVALLNRNKNGVVISSLYGREDTRTYAKPVKNGDSAYKLTDEEKEAIQLAIRNFEQ